The nucleotide sequence GAAACCCTGAAGAAACACGGCGGACTGGCATTGGCCATCGAAGGTACCTTCCCCTACACGACACAGGTGATGCAACTTTCCCACGGGGATACCTTTTTCCTGTATACCGACGGCGCTACCGACGCGAACAACAGTCAAAAGGAACGGTACGGACTGGCCCGTCTACGGGAGCACCTGGAGGCCTTAACGGGTGAGGAAACGCCCAAGCAGATCAATGATAAACTGCTGGTCGATTTGAAGGAGTTCATCGGCACCGAGGATCAGTTCGATGATATTACGGTACTGACGATTCATTATAAATCTTGAAAAGGAAAGAAAGGAGAAGGAAGAAACGGAGAAAGGAAACCTGATAAGGGAATCCCTGGTATCTTTTCTCCATACGGTTATTCTCCCCCAAAAAGCTGCGCTTCGAAGTCGTCCATGCTACCCTCTTGGGCTACAAAGAGCTCGCGGGGTTTTTCGGAGCGCGCGGGCTGCACGGTCATAAAGTTGCGGTACTGTTCGTCAGTGATGATTTCCAGTTGCAAGGCCCGCTTGAGTACCATCGGGAAGGGTACCTTGAAGAAATCGGCGATATCAGCCGCCAGAAAGCCCGGGATCTTGGTGATGCCTTCGTAGAAAAAGGTACCTACTTCTTTGGGGGGTAGTTGTGTTTCAAAAACCAGTTGTTCGGCCCGTTGCGCCAGCGAAGCCGCATTGGGGTAAGAACGGCTCAGGCCCAGCGACACCGTGAGCAGGTAGGTGTGGTAGCAGCGTTCGTTGGCTTCGGCCTGTGCGTTGACAAACACCCAGCCTTTTTGCCGGAATACCGCCGAAAAGCCCGTAAAAAGGGTACCTATGCCGTGTAGCTGTGCTACCTTGACGGTCTCGGGGTAGGGTAGCCTCAAACCGATGTTGTTGATAATATCCTGTGCCGATGATACATCGGCCACTTCTCCGGCGGGTTCGATGAGCCAGTTTCCGGCCACTAAATCATTAAACAGTACCTCGGCAACCTGCTGGCTCTCCACCTGGCCCAGGGCCAGTACCATGCGGTCGGCGTGTACCGAGTAGTCGAGCGGGAGTTGGTTTTTGGGGATTCTTTTGGCCATAGCGGTATCCTGCGATAAGTGTCTGAACCTCAAAGATACACGGTTGGCCGTATTGAGGCAAGTTTTTGGAGAAAAGGCAGGTTTTGGTTTTATGACTCAATGCATGACGGGCTAGAGTCGGCATCAGCCACCCGGCGGAAGATATAGGGCGTTGAGCGGGGCGACCCATGCCATGGATTACTCTTTGCCTGGCAAACAAGTGCTTGGTTTACTTAAAAAGCTAGTGGAAAGGTATGGGAAACCAGCGGGGTTGCGGAGCGACAACGGCCCGGAGGGGTGCGCCCCTGCGTTTTATCAGTCAGGACCTGCGGGATTGGCGTAAAGAGCAGGACGTAGCCTTGCACTAGATCGAGCCGGGCAAACCGACCGCGCGGCGTCTGCTCAGAATGCTAATATTGATCGCTTCAATGAGACGTTCAAACGGGAAGTGCTGAATGCCAACGCGTTCAGTAGTCTGGCGCAGGTGCGCCGAACAGGGGATGCTTGGTTGGTGGAGTACAATACGGAACGTCCTCACCAGGCATTGAAGTTTATGACCCCCGGTTGAATACCGACAAGCGTCTTAAACTCCAGTTAAAACTGGCTTACAAAAGGGGGTAGGGACACTACGGGAACTGGCTTACTCTCAAAATGAGAGTGTTTCAAGTTATGGCTTTCTTGGAATTCTTATCATCGCACAAATCCAAAGGCCGATGCGGAATATTTCAACTATTTTTGTCAAATCGATGGCATACATTGGCTAGGCTGATTAAGGATTTTGTATGTTTGGTCACGACAAAATTCACCTTTTTTAGCCTTATTCTTTACCCAAATTGTTGATCATCAGTACTTTATTGTAAAACTCACGTTTGAGTTAGTTCTGGATGCGGTTCGCCATGGGACGGCTATGATCTGGCATTATGTTAATCTACAGGGAGAATGCGATGTGGATCAACTGGAGAGCAGCACCCAATGCCGTTTTGATTGGCCCTATCTGAGCGGTTTACGTTGGTCAATGGCTGAAAATGAACAGTTATAAAACTCTATTTGATATTTGGCCCGCTTTGTAGTTGCAACCTATTATTGTATGTTGCAACTTCCTTGATGCAATTTTATAAGGACACTCCAAAAAATGTTTTGTTTACATTCAATAACTTTTTTCTATTGTTCCTGCTTGGTCTTGAATTTAGGTATTATCTGAGGTATAATGACAATCCCAGACGAAAACGGTTGCCTCCAATCATATCATTTCTTTTCGAGTCCACAATCAATGGTAAGTTATATTGCGTTTGTAACGCCATCTTCTCACCGATTCGCAAGCTTAAACCAAGCGCCCCAAACATGACGTAATTATTGGTACTTAAAGAAATTTTGTCTCTGGATAATCCATCGTTTATAGTAAATTCCCCAATGTTATAACCTGATGACAATTGTAAAAATGGGCTTAATCGAAACGGAAGCACATGATAACGGGCGTAAACCTCTGGTGTAAAAGCATATTCCCTTACCGCACCACGTTTCAGGCTCACCCAGCTATTATATTCCTGTTTGGAGAATCGATTGGCCACAGACATTTGCAGCCCAACCACAAGCCGGTCAGCGACCAGATATCCAGCCTGGGGTGTCAGAGACCAGCCCGCTATTTGCCTGCTATTATTGGCAGAGCCATTTAATGAAAAAGTCAAAGCTCCTTTTTTTAAGGTCTTATAAGTAGGAATGCGTGTTGATCCATCAATCTGATTGGAATCTCCTCCCTGCTGTGCAAACAAATTGATGGAAAACATCAGAAAAGCGGTAAGAAAGAAAAGAGATATTTTTTTCATGGTCAATATGGATGATATTATGTTAAAATTTGAGTGTGTAGCCAATATAAGGCAGTATAGGGAAGAATGAAACCTGCTTTATTGAAATCCGGGTTGGTACAAAATCCCGATTCCGTTCAGTCTTCATATCCAGATACAGCGGATTATTCCTGTTATAAGCATTGTACAAGCCCAGTCTTAACTCCGCATTACGTTTATGGGGCGTTACCAAAGATTTACTTGCGCCAATGTCCAGCCGGTGAAATGCAGGCATTCGCCCGTTGTTTCTTTTATCATATATAAATCTGGGGCCGTCACTATTTTCAGCAATAAAGGCCGCTTCCGGTAAAGTAACGGCATGTCCGGTCTGGTAAATAAAACTGGCACTTAACTTCCATTTTTTACCAAGCTCGTAGTTTGTGGTTATCGCTACATTATGCCGTCTGTCATACTTCATTGGGTACCACTCGGCATCATTGATTTCCGAAAACTTTCGTTCTGACTTTGATAAGGTATAGGAGACCCATCCATTGAATTTGCCAGCCTTTTTACTCAACATCATTTCAATTCCTTTCACACGCCCAACTCCGTTTCTGATGACAATGTCATCCCAGGAATCAGCAAGCAAGCCGCTAAAATTGGTACCATCAGGATAATCGATCAGGTTTTTCATCTTTTTGATATAAGCTTCCAAAGACAGCTCCAAACCTCCCTGAGGAAAAGTTTTGTACACACCGACTGATAATTGCGCGCTTCGCGACGGAACTACCTTGCCGGTTGAAGGAAGCCAGGCGTCATAACCAAAGCCAAAGCCATTGTTGGTAAGTAGATGAACGTATTGATTCATGATTGCATACCCACCCTTAAGTGCCCAGTTGGCCGGAAGCGACCAGTTTAATCCAAGGCGTGGTTCCGGATTTAAAAAAGTCCGGTTATTGACATGATACGTACTATAGCGAAGACCGGGATTAAAGTGCAACCTGTCAGTTAGGCTGATATTAGCATCCACATGAAAGTCCAGTTGCGTTGCGGGGAGCGTCCCTTTCCCGGTTTCCTGCTGAGATCCACTGTAGTTGCTTTTTGTAACAAAAGGACTAAAAGAATGCCTGGTGAGGTCCAGGCCAAACTTAAGATTCGCACGATTGGAGAGGAAATAGTCAAACTGAATTTTGGCACCTAAATCCGTTAGCCCCGCATTGGTATTCCGATAAAGTTTCACGGGTTCCGCGTCGACATTGAGGTCTTCAAAGTTATTGGCCAGCTCACTGGTGTACTTGGAATAGAGCAAAATGAACCTTGCAAACAGTTTTTGCGAGAACACTTTGCTATACCTAAAGGTTGCGGTCGTGTTTCCCCAGTTGTTACCCAGTGAGGTTTCCGTTGACCTCCCGTTTATAGCGCTCCATTCGCCGTAGGTGAATCTGTCAAAACCATTATAGAAACTTAGGTAAATCTGATCCGTTTTGTTGACTTGATAATTGAATTTTGCGTTCAGGTCATAAAAACGATACTTTCGGGATTCACCATACCCACTTGTTTTCTTCGGCTGTAATAAGGAAGAAAGTCCCAGAGTGGAAACCCGCCCCGACACAATAAATGAAGCCTTGTTTTTAACGATCGGCCCTTCTAATGTCAGACTTTGGTTGAGGATGCCGATCCCTACTTCCCCGCCGAATTTCTGGTTGTTCCCGTCTTTCATCGTTAGGTCTATCACCGAGGCTAGCCTGCCTCCATACCGGGCAGGAAATGCGCCTTTGTATAAATCTACCGATTTTAAGGAATTTGGATTAAAAACCGAAAAGAATCCACCTAAATGCGTAACGTTGTAGACAGGCACTTCATCCAGTAAGATCAAATTTTGATCCGGTGTTCCTCCCCGGATATACAAACCGGCACTACCTTCCGTTCCCGTGGAAACACCGGGGGTAAAACTTAACGCCTTCAGAACGTCCACCTCACCCAAAAGCGCAGGCATTGCCTTTATTTTATCCATAGGAATCGATAAACTTCCCGCAGGCGCATCAATATTTTTGATTTCTTTTATAGTTACTTCCTTCAAAAGGTTATCCTGCGTTAACTTGATATCAAGGGGGTACTTATACTGGACGAAATCCTTGATGTACACGGACGCATAGCCAACAAAGCTGACTTTAAGGAAGTGGTTATCGCCCGGGACTTCGAGACTAAAAAAGCCATAGGCATTTGTTTGTACGCCCGTTTGCGACAGACTATCCCACACGGTGGCACCTACAAGGAGTTCTCCGTTCGCTATATCACGCACGGTTCCACTTATAATTAATTTTTGAGAAAAAACTATATGTACGCTGTTTACTAAGAAAAAGGCAATTATTAAATACCTTGTCATTTTATTTCTATCACCTTTTCGTTGGAAGCAAAAATGAGCCCGTAGCCGTTTTTGATATTGGTCAACGCTCTTTGGGGGGGAAGCACGAGAAGATCGATGCCCTCAGGCTGGTCGTACTCTATTTTGGCATAATCAAAAGCATTTTTGGTCACGACTCCAATTCTCATTGTAACCTTGGAAGCCCACTTTGGCTTATCAAAATTTCCCTTACCTGTCTCAATATAGAATTTTATAGGGGTCTTAGAGTCCGGTAAGCATTTACTTTTCACAAAAAAGACGGAGGCGGAACGATCAAACGTACGTCCTGTAACTTCATTATAAAAGGTAGATATTTTTTCTGTTGCCCAGGTATGACAATCCTCTTCCTTGGCAGGTATATTGTCCGCGGCACCATACGGACCAGCAGATATCGTATCTTGCTCATAGTAAGATAAAATTGTGAGTGTGTAATAGCTTTCTAACTTAGGCTGCTGCCCTGTAAAATATAGACTTACTAAATCCTGGCGCGTCTGGTGGTTGATTTCACCAGGTACATTGCGGATTCGTACTACTTCAATATCCGGTACATCCGATGGAACTAGTACAGGTGCTGATTCGGCAGCTGATAGTAATGGAGTCGAGGCTTTTACAATATAGGTTGCTCCTGCCTGTACAATACGATCAGATACATAGACGCCTCTTTCGCTAGCCAATGATGACAATTCAATAGATTCTTTACCATCCACTAATAATTCCACTTTTGCATCCGAAACGGAGACGTCATTTGGAATAGAGCCAACTGGATTGAAGGTTCTGGTTACTTGAATTCTAATGGGAGACCCTGCCTTGAGTTTTCCCCATAATACAAGCTTATCACCTGCATATGGTACATCAAGATTGAGATCAGTCTCTTCACAACCAGTCGTAAGTAATAATAAAAGAAAACATATAAACTTCATGCTCTGAAATAAAAATTGTTCTTGATCTCGTTGGAGACAAGTATAGCATAGCATTTGGAAATGCATTTGGTTTAAAAATAATCAGGAGCGTTTGTATAACTAATTATACAAACGCTCCTGACAACAAATGTTACCCTAACTTTTCAAAAATTCGCTGTAAAATTGTACTCACCGAATACATCACAATCCATGTTTGCATTAAAATTATAGTATATCAAAGTACCCCAAGTTGATTCTTGGAGTGTAAACCCAATGCCTTCCACATTCCAGGCTTCAACTTTGTGATAAAGGTACTGCCCTCCATATGGCTGTGTCGTCGCAGTAATCGTAAAACTAAGACGAGGAGCTTCAGTTGGCGACCATCCAATCCAATTTTTCTTTAAATATTCTACATAAAGCTGTCTGTATGATCCCACCCCGCCAAAGCTTATAATTTCATTTGAGCCATAAATCCGACGGTCACCTCTAGTTTGTCGAAAATCACTTTGAATTCTAGCGTTTTTTAATGTTATTCTTCCTATCTCAACTCTGTGAGCACCTTGTATATATGGATCCTTGAGAAAGCTTGACAACTTGTCAAGATCCTCTCCAATATGGATAGAAGTAACCTCATTGGTACCTATATGATATGCAGAATCTGATACAATCACATAACTTTTAGAATTCAAAACGGCCGAAAGCTCAGGTATTTTTATAATTTTTCCTAGAATTTTATTATCGCCTTCTCCTTTAAAGGTCAATACATCACCTAACTCCCCCAATTCTCCCGTCTTTCCTATCTTATCATACTCGGACTGGGTAATAGACCTCTGCCTTTTGAGAAGCGAAGTAAATTCAGGATTCGAATACCAATTCTCCATTTCCTTGCTAGCGGAAATTTCCTGAATCACATCTTTCAAATGCTGCCTCGAAGAGAAACTCAGAACTCCATCCACTAGCTTAACATCTTTGATGGTTTTGATTTCTAAAGTTTGTGGATTCATTAAATCTTTTTCTTTACAAGAAGCAATTAGAAAGACACAAGTGATGAAAAGAAATAATTTCTTCATGATTTTGTAATGGTTTGAATTGTGAAAATAGTTTTAACTGTTCTTATCTCACCCTGCGATCGCAAAATCTGGGGTTACATTTTTTTGTAAAGTTACTTCGGATTATGGTGATCTCCAAATCTTGGAAAGGTTTTTCGGTCGATTTAAGCTTGATCCAAAAAGGATCAAATTGTACTTTTCCTTACCCTCTCTTTTCTCCTTCATGCCTATGGTACTCCCCAGAAGTTGGCTCTTACGCACTTTGTGTGGCTGACTAATTGTAGTTGATCTGATTTTTAGCTTTTGTTGTTCTGCCTCAATGAGCACCCATTTCCCATTTATCTCCCCAATTGCCAAGTTAAAGACTGCCAGTCCAATAAGGGAGGCTACATGCTAATAACCCATACAACTGATCAGCAGGTCTGTTGTCCACTCTGTCAGCAAGTATCAAGCCGATTACACGGATTTTATTATCGTAAACCAACGGATTTATTTATTGGCGATAAACAAGTCCAGTTAAGAGTAAGGTTGAGACGATTTCGATGCCTGAACTCAGTTCGCCCAAAACGAACATTTGGGCAGCCTTGTCCAGATTGGTTGTTTACTTTTTTTCATCGAACTAGCCTGTTGGTTCATGCCCAACGCAATGTGGCCATGGTGCTGGGTGGAAAAACTAGTGCTCGCTTGCTAATCCATTTACATATGCTCACTAGTCATGACACGTTGGTGAGGATTATCCGAAAATGGCAACCGGTCGACCTACAAACACCTCATGCATTGAGTGTTGATGACTGGGCAATACGAAAAGCTAAGACATACGGTACAATTCTGACGGTTCGCCGTTACGATTGATCTCAATAAGCATCAGCCCATCGATTTATTGCAGGGTCGCACGGCGGAGGGCTTATGCAATTTGCTCAAGGCCCATCCAGGCGTAGAAGTGATTACCAGGGATCATTCGGGCGAGTAGGCTCGGGTGCACGTGAAGGCGGAGTCACTTGATAGCTGGTTGGCTCGTTGTCAAATTTGCTCAGCCATATTGCTACATCAGTTTGGAGTTCGCGCCTTCAACAAGAATATGCAGCTGTACGAGCGGCCTTGGGTACTGAATGGATTAACGACCAAACTAAGACGGACGCCGCGCGGGACAGGTGACTAGACTTAAGTTCATCAAGCAGCAGATGTATGGACGGGCAAAGTTGGACTTATCGCGACAACGGCTGATCTACCGATGCTGAATCACACAAAGTGCGTAATAGCCAGTTTTTGGGGAGCATTGTATAGGGCCAGCTGTGGCAACCGCGATAATTTTAGCAACTGATAAATTTAAAAAATTCACTGCTCCTAAGAAATTGGCTTGTCTTGCAGGTGCGGTGAGGTGGGCCGGTCTAGCCGGACACTTTTTGATTTAGAGTTTTATTAAAATTAGCTTGGTAATACTGCATTTCAAAATTAATTGGTGATTGGTAGCCTAACGCCGAATGCAATCTCCGAATGTTGTAGTATCCTTCGATGTAATCAAATAACTCGTCATGTACGTCCCGCAAGCTTTCAAAACATCCATCCTCCAGTAATTCGGCTTTCAATCGACTCCATAGTGACTCTGCATGGGCGTTCTGGTAAGGGTTGTCTCTCTCGGCCATACTTTGACTGCACTTCCACTTGGCAAGCCGCTTCCGGAATTGTTGGCCAAAATACTGACCGCCCCGGTCCGAATGGACAATCAAGCCTGGCTCAGGTCTCCGCAAGGCCGTTGCCTGATCGAAAGCTCTGATAATAAGGCTTTCCTGCATTGTTGCGTCCACACACCAGCCTACAATCCGACGGGAGAACAGCCGCGGTGGCGGACCACTCCAGCCAGTTGGCTAAATACGCCCAGTCGCCACTTGCAAGCGGCAGGTAAGTGATCTCACCCACCCAGGCTTGGTTGGGCCGGTCAGGCAGTCCCAAGGCGACCAGTAAGTTGGGGCATGCCCGTAAGCCGTGACTCGAATCGGTAGTACGGGGTACAAAGCTACGGGGCTGGATCGCCCGCCAGTTTTGCTCCTCCATAAGCCGTCTGACTCGGTGGCGGCCTGCCTCAACCCCTTCTTCAAGAAGTGCTTTTTGTACGCGTCTACTACCGTAGCGCCGACGATTCTCCCAGAAGATTTCTTGAATATGAGCTGTCATTTGCCGGTCTGCTTCTGAGGGTTGATATGTTTTGTCCGCCCGGTATGCATAGTAGCTGCTCCTGCTGACTTCCAGCGTGTTGCATAGGAGCCTTACCGGAAAATTGCCCTCTTCCTGCTCAATGAATCGATAGATTAGTCTCAGGTCTGTCGGCTGAAAATGGCGACAGCTTTTTTTAAAATCTCTCGCGGCTTCGGTCGTCCGATCCATTTCAGTCTGGCGAAGTTGCCTTTTGAGCGATTCAACCGCCACGGCGGACCGTTTCCTCTTCCAGAGTGGAACTCACATCTCCTTTCTTCTTTTTTTCAGCCGAACGCCAAGCATGGATGATGCTGTCGCTGATGCCCATTTTGCGGGCTACTGCGAGAATGGGTTCGCCGTTAGCAACTAGGCGCAGCACATCGGTCAGCGCGGGCTGCCCCGTTAAACTCGGCGGTGTACTTTCGTTTGGGGGTTGAATGTTTAGCCATTTGACACGAAGTTAAAAAGTTCCGTGTCCGGATTTTTAGGACCAGCTCACGGTTCCTTTCGAACATAGTTCTGGTACTAGTGTTCATGGGCGAAGTCATGTTAGTCAATATGCTCGCAAACGCCCGCTGGGCGGCCCCGTTAAGTTTCTGTTTATTTAGCGGCTATGTCGGCCATTCGAGTTAAAGGTAGCTGCAAAAATACTATCAGCGAAAGGTAACAGAGCCGGGCGCCCGGCGGAGGCAAAAATAAAATGTTGATTTTAGACGCCATTCGAAACAAGATTATTCACCGAATCCATGCTATTGTTAAGCATCGGAAGAAATATGAAAAAACTATACGCTTTCGCTTGCATAAATCATACAAATCCGTCTGACTGTATCAGTTCACTTCCACCGCAATGTATTCAGCAGGCGCAATGCGTCCTTTTGAATAAAATCGATTACGGGAGCTAATGAATCGTTTTTGGTAGCGGTGGGGAAGTAGATCGCCCCGCGCAGGTAGTGCGTGGTGCTGTCGGTGGTGTAGAACTGAAAGGGGGTAGGTACGTCGCCTTCCAGGCGGAAGAGTGTGGCCGTGCGGCCTGTTTCGGTTTGGATGGTTTGCTCTTGTAAAGCCGAAGCCCGGATTTGGTGCTTGCTGGCCAGTTTGTAGGCATCGTCGATGAAGTCTTTCAGGCGGGCGGGGCTGTTGCGTACTTCTTTGTAGGTAAGTTGAATGTTGGCGTTGAAGCGGGGATAGTAGATGAAAATCCAGTTTTTTTCGGCCCCGGCGAAGGTATCCGGCAGGATAACCGCCGACCTGGAATACTCGAAGGCATAGGGGTAGGTACCCTCCAGCGGCTGGTACTGGTGCGACGGCAGTGCGATGCGGTTGTAACCCTTGGGTT is from Salmonirosea aquatica and encodes:
- a CDS encoding transposase family protein, coding for MLITHTTDQQVCCPLCQQVSSRLHGFYYRKPTDLFIGDKQVQLRVRLRRFRCLNSVRPKRTFGQPCPDWLFTFFHRTSLLVHAQRNVAMVLGGKTSARLLIHLHMLTSHDTLVRIIRKWQPVDLQTPHALSVDDWAIRKAKTYGTILTVRRYD
- a CDS encoding outer membrane beta-barrel protein; this translates as MKKISLFFLTAFLMFSINLFAQQGGDSNQIDGSTRIPTYKTLKKGALTFSLNGSANNSRQIAGWSLTPQAGYLVADRLVVGLQMSVANRFSKQEYNSWVSLKRGAVREYAFTPEVYARYHVLPFRLSPFLQLSSGYNIGEFTINDGLSRDKISLSTNNYVMFGALGLSLRIGEKMALQTQYNLPLIVDSKRNDMIGGNRFRLGLSLYLR
- a CDS encoding DUF4249 domain-containing protein; this encodes MKFICFLLLLLTTGCEETDLNLDVPYAGDKLVLWGKLKAGSPIRIQVTRTFNPVGSIPNDVSVSDAKVELLVDGKESIELSSLASERGVYVSDRIVQAGATYIVKASTPLLSAAESAPVLVPSDVPDIEVVRIRNVPGEINHQTRQDLVSLYFTGQQPKLESYYTLTILSYYEQDTISAGPYGAADNIPAKEEDCHTWATEKISTFYNEVTGRTFDRSASVFFVKSKCLPDSKTPIKFYIETGKGNFDKPKWASKVTMRIGVVTKNAFDYAKIEYDQPEGIDLLVLPPQRALTNIKNGYGLIFASNEKVIEIK
- a CDS encoding TonB-dependent receptor, whose translation is MRDIANGELLVGATVWDSLSQTGVQTNAYGFFSLEVPGDNHFLKVSFVGYASVYIKDFVQYKYPLDIKLTQDNLLKEVTIKEIKNIDAPAGSLSIPMDKIKAMPALLGEVDVLKALSFTPGVSTGTEGSAGLYIRGGTPDQNLILLDEVPVYNVTHLGGFFSVFNPNSLKSVDLYKGAFPARYGGRLASVIDLTMKDGNNQKFGGEVGIGILNQSLTLEGPIVKNKASFIVSGRVSTLGLSSLLQPKKTSGYGESRKYRFYDLNAKFNYQVNKTDQIYLSFYNGFDRFTYGEWSAINGRSTETSLGNNWGNTTATFRYSKVFSQKLFARFILLYSKYTSELANNFEDLNVDAEPVKLYRNTNAGLTDLGAKIQFDYFLSNRANLKFGLDLTRHSFSPFVTKSNYSGSQQETGKGTLPATQLDFHVDANISLTDRLHFNPGLRYSTYHVNNRTFLNPEPRLGLNWSLPANWALKGGYAIMNQYVHLLTNNGFGFGYDAWLPSTGKVVPSRSAQLSVGVYKTFPQGGLELSLEAYIKKMKNLIDYPDGTNFSGLLADSWDDIVIRNGVGRVKGIEMMLSKKAGKFNGWVSYTLSKSERKFSEINDAEWYPMKYDRRHNVAITTNYELGKKWKLSASFIYQTGHAVTLPEAAFIAENSDGPRFIYDKRNNGRMPAFHRLDIGASKSLVTPHKRNAELRLGLYNAYNRNNPLYLDMKTERNRDFVPTRISIKQVSFFPILPYIGYTLKF
- the gldD gene encoding gliding motility lipoprotein GldD, encoding MVKSIKVNLLFLIGLLLTACGSGDEQDGYVPKPKGYNRIALPSHQYQPLEGTYPYAFEYSRSAVILPDTFAGAEKNWIFIYYPRFNANIQLTYKEVRNSPARLKDFIDDAYKLASKHQIRASALQEQTIQTETGRTATLFRLEGDVPTPFQFYTTDSTTHYLRGAIYFPTATKNDSLAPVIDFIQKDALRLLNTLRWK
- a CDS encoding IS3 family transposase, whose amino-acid sequence is MDRTTEAARDFKKSCRHFQPTDLRLIYRFIEQEEGNFPVRLLCNTLEVSRSSYYAYRADKTYQPSEADRQMTAHIQEIFWENRRRYGSRRVQKALLEEGVEAGRHRVRRLMEEQNWRAIQPRSFVPRTTDSSHGLRACPNLLVALGLPDRPNQAWVGEITYLPLASGDWAYLANWLEWSATAAVLPSDCRLVCGRNNAGKPYYQSFRSGNGLAET
- a CDS encoding transposase — protein: MFSRRIVGWCVDATMQESLIIRAFDQATALRRPEPGLIVHSDRGGQYFGQQFRKRLAKWKCSQSMAERDNPYQNAHAESLWSRLKAELLEDGCFESLRDVHDELFDYIEGYYNIRRLHSALGYQSPINFEMQYYQANFNKTLNQKVSG